In the genome of Nonomuraea sp. NBC_00507, the window GGCGGCCCGCGAGCGGGGCCAGGACGTGGCGGAGGTGCCCATCGGCGCGATCGCCGCGGCGGCCGGCATCTCGCGCAGCACGCTGCTGCGCAGGCTGGGCGGCACGCGAGCGGCACTGCACGAGGCCGTGCGGCAGGCGGGCATCGACCCCGGCGGGCGGCGCCCCGTACGCGAACGGGCCATCGGCGCCGCCGCCGCGCTCATCGCCGAGCGCGGGCTCGGCTCGGTCACCCTCGACGCGGTCGCCGCCGCAGCCGGTTGCTCGCTGCCGAGCCTGCACGCGATCTTCGAGGGCCGCGACGGCCTGCTGGCCGCCGTCTTCGACCGCTACGGCCCGGTGCCCGACCTGGAGGCGCTGGCCGCCGATCCCCCCGAGAACATCGCCAAGCTGGTCCGCGAGATCTACAGCACGATGATCGTCGCGTTCGGGCAGGAGCCCCGGGTGCTGCCCGCCGTGTTCGCCGACATGTTCGGCCGCCCCGACGGCCCGGCGAGCCGGATGCTGCAGGCGACCCTTCCCCGGCTGGCGGTCACCCTGCGCACCCTGCTGATGGATCAGGTGCAGGCGGGCCGGCTGCGGCCGCTGCCGTTCCCGCTCCTCGTGCAGCTCATGCTCGGCCC includes:
- a CDS encoding TetR/AcrR family transcriptional regulator — protein: MEDLVAAALAAARERGQDVAEVPIGAIAAAAGISRSTLLRRLGGTRAALHEAVRQAGIDPGGRRPVRERAIGAAAALIAERGLGSVTLDAVAAAAGCSLPSLHAIFEGRDGLLAAVFDRYGPVPDLEALAADPPENIAKLVREIYSTMIVAFGQEPRVLPAVFADMFGRPDGPASRMLQATLPRLAVTLRTLLMDQVQAGRLRPLPFPLLVQLMLGPMVAHLLLRPTLEAAMGAETPSVEETCAVFTDAFLRAAALPVASARRES